From the genome of Streptomyces sp. NBC_01116, one region includes:
- a CDS encoding response regulator, which yields MIQVLVVDDDVRVAQINAAYVAKVPGFRVAAQAHSAAAALETVERVPVDLILLDHYLPDGNGLAVVRELRRLGRQVDVIMVTAARDVATVQDAMRHGALQYLVKPFTYAGLRSKLAAYATLRQALDGGGEAEQAQVDRLFGALWAAGEPALPKGHSPTTAELVRGALRGADGPLSAQEIADSAGMSRQTAQRYLKLLERTGKVRLTLRYGETGRPEHRYAWAAG from the coding sequence GTGATCCAGGTCCTGGTCGTGGACGACGACGTCCGGGTGGCGCAGATCAACGCGGCGTACGTCGCCAAGGTCCCCGGCTTCCGGGTGGCCGCGCAGGCCCACTCGGCGGCCGCTGCGCTGGAGACGGTCGAGAGGGTCCCGGTGGACCTGATCCTGCTGGACCACTACCTGCCCGACGGCAACGGCCTCGCCGTCGTACGGGAACTGCGCCGCCTCGGCCGTCAGGTCGACGTGATCATGGTGACGGCCGCCCGGGACGTGGCGACCGTGCAGGACGCGATGCGGCACGGCGCGCTCCAGTACCTGGTGAAGCCGTTCACCTACGCGGGCCTGCGCTCGAAGCTGGCGGCGTACGCGACCCTGCGGCAGGCGCTCGACGGGGGCGGGGAGGCCGAGCAGGCACAGGTGGACCGGCTGTTCGGCGCGCTGTGGGCGGCGGGCGAGCCGGCCCTCCCCAAGGGCCACTCCCCCACCACGGCCGAGCTCGTCCGTGGTGCCCTGCGCGGCGCCGACGGCCCGCTCTCCGCCCAGGAGATCGCGGACAGCGCGGGGATGAGCCGCCAGACGGCCCAGCGCTATCTGAAGCTGCTGGAGCGCACCGGCAAGGTCCGGCTGACGCTGCGCTACGGGGAGACGGGCCGCCCGGAACACCGGTACGCGTGGGCCGCGGGCTGA
- a CDS encoding ATP-binding protein, producing MNAPPTPGRGLRRFGWPQRVFSQVLLMQLTIITGVTILVTGLFLAPLSDQLDDQAMRRALAIAQSTAAQPGIVRDLTSTDPSVKGPVQSAAERVRRATGAEYVVVMNQRGVRWSHPDTHRIGAIVSTDPGEALRGREVMEIDSGTLGRSARGKVPLLGPSGDVVGAVSVGIAYDSVRARLLGAIPGLLAYAGGALAVGALAAYLISRRLQRQTHDLAFSDISALLTEREAMLHGIREGVVALDGTGRVRLLNDEAQRLLGVGPEAAGRTLEEVLGDGRTADVLAGRVVGDDLLAVRGSRVLLANRMPTDDGGAVVTLRDRTELEHLGRELDSTTGLIDALRAQDHEHANRLHTLLGLLELEMHEDAMEFVTEVVGVHRATAEQVTEKIQDPLLAALLVGKATVAAERGVSLRLAPGTLLPDRVVDPRGLVTVMGNLVDNATDAAAGSDGARIEVGMSTEGRTVILEVRDSGPGVPREQYASIFTEGWSTKEVPAHGRRGLGLALVRRLAERQGGSVTVSGADGGGAVFTVVLPEALAEPGPREPAGRAADSPDGPPPPARPATAGGQP from the coding sequence ATGAACGCCCCACCGACCCCCGGCCGGGGACTGCGCCGGTTCGGCTGGCCCCAGCGGGTCTTCTCCCAGGTCCTGCTGATGCAGCTGACCATCATCACCGGCGTGACGATCCTGGTCACCGGCCTGTTCCTGGCTCCCCTCAGCGACCAGCTGGACGACCAGGCGATGCGCCGCGCCCTCGCCATCGCCCAGAGCACCGCCGCCCAGCCGGGGATCGTGCGGGACCTGACCAGCACCGACCCGTCGGTCAAGGGCCCCGTCCAGTCGGCCGCCGAGCGGGTCAGGCGGGCGACCGGGGCGGAGTACGTCGTCGTCATGAACCAGCGCGGGGTGCGCTGGTCGCACCCCGACACCCACCGGATCGGCGCGATCGTCTCCACCGACCCCGGCGAGGCGCTGCGCGGCCGCGAGGTGATGGAGATCGACAGCGGCACCCTCGGCCGCTCGGCGCGGGGCAAGGTGCCGTTGCTCGGCCCGTCCGGCGATGTGGTCGGCGCGGTGTCGGTGGGCATCGCCTACGACAGCGTCCGCGCCCGGCTCCTCGGGGCGATCCCGGGGCTGCTCGCGTACGCGGGCGGAGCCCTGGCCGTCGGGGCGCTCGCCGCGTATCTGATCTCCCGCCGACTGCAACGGCAGACCCATGACCTGGCGTTCTCCGACATCTCCGCGCTGCTGACGGAGCGCGAGGCCATGCTGCACGGCATCCGCGAAGGAGTCGTCGCCCTGGACGGGACCGGCCGCGTCCGGCTCCTGAACGACGAGGCGCAACGGCTGCTGGGCGTGGGCCCGGAGGCGGCGGGCCGGACGCTGGAGGAGGTGCTGGGCGACGGCAGGACCGCGGACGTGCTGGCCGGGCGGGTGGTCGGCGACGACCTGCTGGCGGTGCGGGGCAGCCGGGTGCTGCTGGCCAACCGGATGCCCACGGACGACGGCGGGGCCGTGGTGACCCTGCGCGACCGGACCGAGCTGGAGCACCTGGGCCGGGAGCTGGACTCCACCACCGGGCTGATCGACGCCCTGCGCGCCCAGGACCACGAGCACGCCAACCGGCTGCACACCCTGCTCGGACTGCTGGAGCTGGAGATGCACGAGGACGCGATGGAGTTCGTCACGGAGGTGGTGGGCGTGCACCGGGCGACGGCCGAGCAGGTCACCGAGAAGATCCAGGACCCGCTGCTGGCCGCCCTCCTCGTGGGCAAGGCGACGGTCGCCGCCGAGCGCGGCGTATCGCTGCGGCTGGCCCCCGGCACCCTGCTGCCGGACCGGGTGGTCGATCCCCGGGGCCTGGTCACCGTCATGGGCAACCTGGTCGACAACGCCACGGACGCGGCGGCCGGATCGGACGGGGCGCGGATCGAGGTCGGGATGAGCACGGAGGGCCGTACGGTGATCCTGGAGGTGCGCGACAGCGGCCCGGGCGTCCCCCGCGAGCAGTACGCGTCGATCTTCACGGAGGGCTGGTCCACCAAGGAGGTCCCGGCGCACGGCAGGCGCGGCCTCGGGCTCGCCCTCGTACGGAGGCTCGCCGAGCGTCAGGGAGGCAGCGTGACGGTGTCCGGGGCGGACGGAGGCGGTGCGGTGTTCACGGTCGTCCTGCCGGAGGCGCTGGCAGAGCCCGGACCGCGGGAGCCAGCCGGGCGCGCCGCGGACTCCCCCGACGGTCCGCCGCCCCCCGCGCGTCCGGCCACGGCGGGAGGGCAGCCGTGA
- a CDS encoding LacI family DNA-binding transcriptional regulator, whose translation MTRRLAQVAQKVGVSEATVSRVLNGKPGVSDATRQAVLSALDVLGYERPTQLRGERARLVGLVLPELQNPIFPAFAEVVGGALAQQGLTPVLCTQTKGGVSEADYVELLLQQQVSGVVFAGGLYHQADAPHDHYKVLADRRIPVVLINAAIAHLGFPGVSCDDSVAVEQAWRHLVSLGHERIGLVLGPSDHVPSQRKLAAARVLAEEAGTTVPDEWVARAMFSLEGGQAAAMRLLDRGVTGIICASDPLALGAVRAARRRGLSVPADVSVVGYDDSAFMNCTEPPLTTVRQPIEAMGRAAVELLSVQIGGRTVPSDELLFEPELVVRGSTAQPPRENSL comes from the coding sequence ATGACGCGACGACTTGCTCAAGTGGCCCAGAAGGTGGGAGTCAGCGAGGCGACGGTCAGCCGGGTGCTGAACGGCAAGCCGGGCGTCTCCGACGCCACCAGGCAGGCCGTTCTCTCCGCGCTGGACGTCCTCGGCTACGAGCGGCCGACCCAGCTGCGCGGCGAACGGGCCCGGTTGGTCGGTCTGGTCCTGCCCGAGCTGCAGAACCCGATCTTCCCGGCGTTCGCCGAAGTGGTCGGCGGCGCGCTCGCCCAGCAGGGGCTGACCCCGGTGCTCTGCACCCAGACCAAGGGCGGAGTCTCCGAGGCCGACTACGTCGAGCTGCTCCTCCAGCAGCAGGTCTCCGGCGTGGTCTTCGCGGGCGGCCTCTACCACCAGGCCGACGCCCCGCACGACCACTACAAGGTGCTCGCCGACCGCAGGATCCCCGTCGTGCTGATCAACGCGGCCATCGCCCACCTCGGCTTCCCGGGTGTCTCCTGCGACGACTCCGTCGCCGTCGAGCAGGCCTGGCGGCATCTCGTCTCGCTCGGCCACGAGCGCATCGGCCTCGTCCTCGGCCCGTCCGACCACGTGCCCTCGCAGCGCAAGCTCGCCGCCGCCCGGGTCCTCGCCGAGGAGGCGGGCACGACCGTGCCCGACGAGTGGGTGGCCCGCGCGATGTTCTCCCTGGAGGGCGGGCAGGCCGCCGCGATGCGGCTGCTGGACCGGGGCGTCACCGGCATCATCTGCGCGAGCGACCCGCTCGCGCTGGGCGCCGTGCGCGCCGCCCGCCGCCGCGGCCTCTCGGTGCCCGCGGACGTGTCGGTCGTCGGCTACGACGACTCGGCCTTCATGAACTGCACCGAGCCTCCTCTGACCACCGTCCGCCAGCCCATCGAGGCCATGGGGCGCGCGGCCGTGGAGCTGCTCTCGGTGCAGATCGGCGGGCGGACCGTGCCCTCGGACGAGCTGCTCTTCGAGCCGGAGCTGGTGGTGCGCGGGTCCACCGCGCAGCCGCCGCGCGAGAATTCCCTGTGA